Proteins encoded within one genomic window of Pseudalkalibacillus sp. SCS-8:
- a CDS encoding Cof-type HAD-IIB family hydrolase produces MVYRLLALDIDGTLLKSNFKIDRSTREAIRYVKKKGVYVTLATGRNFPSAKKIAKELKLDSILITHNGALIASSIDEPLYERRISAEQVRRIVEVIEPYDAHIRLLHERYALGNQVQQKSQLIAKMTMGVGDPLFYPVTFTDHLSDHLETKPMSVPKIDVQFFNAEEQEEAYHQLMDEVEDIDVTASTRCGFEIIPKSVNKASGLQFLGKHLGISMKEMVAVGDFVNDLEMIRHAGLGVAMGNAPEEVQQAADWVTRSNDQHGLEYMVREVFRKQMKMQIELPVER; encoded by the coding sequence CTGGTTTATCGACTACTAGCTTTGGACATCGATGGGACCTTGCTGAAAAGCAACTTTAAAATCGATCGGTCCACAAGAGAAGCCATTCGATACGTAAAGAAAAAGGGTGTATATGTTACATTGGCAACGGGCCGTAACTTTCCGTCTGCCAAAAAGATCGCGAAGGAACTGAAGCTTGATAGCATTCTGATTACCCATAATGGAGCGTTGATTGCCTCTTCAATTGATGAACCGCTCTATGAAAGAAGGATTTCAGCTGAGCAGGTAAGACGGATCGTGGAGGTCATCGAGCCGTATGATGCCCATATCCGGTTGCTTCATGAACGTTATGCGTTGGGGAATCAGGTTCAGCAAAAGTCTCAGCTTATTGCAAAAATGACGATGGGCGTTGGGGACCCGCTTTTTTATCCGGTTACGTTCACTGATCATCTAAGTGATCATCTCGAAACGAAACCGATGTCTGTACCGAAAATCGATGTACAATTCTTCAATGCTGAAGAACAGGAAGAAGCCTATCATCAATTGATGGATGAAGTTGAAGACATTGATGTGACGGCATCCACACGCTGTGGATTCGAAATCATCCCCAAATCGGTGAATAAGGCGTCAGGGCTCCAATTCCTTGGCAAGCATTTAGGCATATCCATGAAGGAAATGGTCGCAGTAGGTGACTTCGTGAACGATCTGGAAATGATCCGCCATGCCGGACTAGGTGTAGCAATGGGGAATGCACCTGAAGAGGTACAACAGGCAGCAGATTGGGTAACCAGGTCCAATGATCAGCATGGACTTGAATACATGGTTCGGGAAGTATTCCGTAAACAGATGAAAATGCAAATTGAACTTCCAGTCGAACGATAA